The following proteins are co-located in the Macrobrachium rosenbergii isolate ZJJX-2024 chromosome 26, ASM4041242v1, whole genome shotgun sequence genome:
- the LOC136852853 gene encoding glycine, alanine and asparagine-rich protein-like yields MRKGFTIVTSGVSSERNNYDTLPTNFRFSFGSPNKLFFSPQVRRGFIGGYGGGGGGGYGGGGGYGGGGGGYVVVGGYGGGHGGPSASNIASQSAYQATAAAAGLSGAAHSAASYAAKEVASVAAGAAGSANQAAAASFDRAAYLSHALGAAQANAFRQGSQAAQAAAAAQAAHAQKLQALNHANSHYGGYGGHAELAYAKENFYAASANAAAQAADAQYAQKEANALALQSAIANNNLQSSKGAAAQASAAATAALAKAQGYSSHYGSGYYG; encoded by the exons ATGAGGAAAGGTTTCActatag TGACTTCAGGCGTCTCATCCGAGAGG AACAATTATGACACCTTGCCCACAAACTTTCGCTTCAGCTTCGGATCGCCTAACAAGCTCTTTTTTTCTCCACAGGTGAGAAGAGGTTTCATAGGAGGctatggaggaggaggtggtggtggataTGGAGGAGGAGGCGGCTACGGCGGCGGGGGAGGAGGATACGTGGTCGTGGGAGGATACGGAGGGGGGCACGGTGGTCCCTCTGCCTCCAACATCGCGAGCCAGTCCGCTTACCAGGCAACTGCGGCGGCTGCCGGTTTAAGCGGTGCTGCCCACAGCGCAGCTTCGTACGCAGCTAAAGAAGTTGCATCAGTCGCTGCCGGGGCAGCTGGCTCAGCCAACCAAGCTGCAGCAGCCAGCTTTGACCGAGCCGCTTATCTGAGCCATGCCCTCGGAGCTGCCCAAGCGAATGCGTTCCGCCAGGGCAGTCAGGCTGCCCAAGCAGCGGCAGCTGCCCAGGCTGCACATGCCCAGAAGCTACAGGCTTTGAACCACGCCAATTCGCACTATGGAGGCTACGGAGGACACGCAGAGCTCGCTTATGCCAAGGAAAATTTCTACGCTGCCTCGGCAAACGCTGCTGCCCAGGCAGCTGATGCCCAGTATGCCCAAAAGGAAGCCAACGCCCTTGCGTTGCAGAGCGCTATTGCTAACAACAACCTGCAGTCCAGTAAAGGCGCTGCAGCACAGGCGTCTGCAGCTGCTACAGCTGCTCTCGCCAAGGCCCAAGGGTATTCGAGCCATTACGGCAGTGGGTATTACGGTTAG